Sequence from the Chthonomonas sp. genome:
GAAGTACGTCCGACCCGAAGGCTGGGAGAAATTCGGCCCGACGGGCGGCGGGATCGAATAGCAGCCTAGAGCAAACCGGCGACTTCATGTGCCGAAGAAACGCGCACACGTCGCGGCGTGTTCACCGTCGGCGCATCCCACAGAACTCCTAAGTTCCGCTCCGCCGCAACCGGGGCGAGCTGCGCTCCATTCTGCTGGCTGAGGACGATCCCTTCGAACGCATCGTGGAACTGCCACACGCTGAGCACCGCCAGTGGTGGCCCTTCCGGGGAAAGGCAGAGGTGACGAATATGCCCTTCTGCTCGCGCAGTTTCAAGGACTTCCAGGGCCGCATCGATCTGGAACTCCTCTAACGCGCGGGCTACGCGCAGAAAGTAGAAGTCGATGCACGGTTTGCCAATGGCGCAGAGGTGCTGCAGCATCTCTTCCTGCATTCGGCTCATGGCATCGGCTCGGTCCTGCGACCGTTCGAGCTCGCGCCCGCCGGTAACCATGACCTCGTTCTGTGCGGCGTGAAGGTCCCCACCCCAAAGCGCAGTCTGGTGTGACAGATCGAGCACTGCGCCGGAGTTCACGGCGGCCGCAAGCAGTTCCTCGCGCCACCCGTCGCGCGGCTGCTCCGGGCTCTCCAAGCGCAGCCAGAGATCGCCGACCGGGCGACCGACACGGCCGAAGAGTCGGCTCACGCGGCAACCCACGAGTCGACAAGCGTAAAGATGAAGAGCCCGATCGACACAAAGCCGTTGAGGGTGAAGAACGCGAGATTTACCCGGCTGAGGTCGTTGGGCCGTACGAGCGACTGCTCGTAGATCAGCAAACCCGTCGCGACCGCAGCTCCGACGAAATACATCGCGCCCGCTCCCGCGCTGATACCCGCCCAAACCAAACTCCCCGCCGCGATGGTGTGCAATACCCTGCTCACACCAAGCGCCCGGGCTTTGCCCAGCCACTGGGGTAGCGAGTGCAACCGATTCTCCCGATCGAACTCCTCGTCCTGCAGGCTATAGATGACATCGAATCCTGCCGTCCAACATGTCACGGCGAGCACAAGCGGCAGGATGGCCGGGTGCAGCGAGCCAGTCACCCCGATCCACGCGGCGGCGGGTGCGATGGCCAAGCTCAGACCGAGCACAAGGTGGCACAACGGCGTGAACCGCTTCGTCAGACTGTACAGTAGCGTCACCCCTAGCGCGACCGGTGAGAGCATCCCAGCCAGCGGGTTTAGCGCCCATGCCGCGGCAAAAAAAATCAACCCGCTCAGCACCAAGAACAGGTTCGCCTGGCGCAGCTGCAGGAGCCCGGCCGGTAACGCGCGCATTGACGTTCGTGGGTTCTGGGCGTCGATGTGTCGGTCGGCGATTCGGTTAAACGCCATGGCCGCGCTGCGGCACGAAATCATCGCGAGGACAATCAAGACAAATACCCGTGAACCGGGCCAAGCCGAGCCGCTGTAGGACAAGGAGCCCCACATCATGCCGATCAGTGCGAAAGGCAGCGCAAAGATCGAGTGCTCGAATTTGATCATCTCCAGGTAGGTGCGCAACACACCTCCGGACGCACTCTTTGCCGCCATTGCACGTCATTGTACTAGGCGGTAGCATTGGATCGTGGCAGCTCGCATTCCCCAGTTCTATTTCCATCCGCGGATGCTGGAGTACAACTTTGGCCCGCGGCACCCACTTCGCATCGACCGCGCGAAGAAAGCGCTCGATAACTTGCTTGAGTTCGCCAAGCTCGAGGTCATCGATCCCGGTGTTGCAACCCGCGAAGAGGTGCTCAAACTTCACGCGCCGGATTACATTCAGGCCCTGGATCGGGGCAGTTCGGGAGACTATCTGCCCTCCGGGTTTGTCACTCGGTACGGCCTTGGTACCCTCGACACTCCCACCTTTCCGGGCATGCTCGAAGCGGCCCTGAGCATCTGTGGAGGGGCGGTTGCGGCGGCACGCGCGGTGAACGAGGGTGCCCCGCTGGCGTTCAATCTGGCCGGAGGACTGCATCACGCTCAGCGGAGCATGGCGAGTGGCTTCTGCCTTCTGAACGACCCGGCGGTCTCTGTACACACCCTCCTTGAGCGGTACGAACGGGTGATGTACGTGGATATCGATGTCCACCACGGCGACGGGGTCGAGGACCTCTTCCTTAAAGACCCAAGGGTGCTCACGTACAGCATCCACCAGATGACCCCCGGGTTCTATCCGGGTACGGGTCGGGCGGAAACTTGTGGAGCGCAGGGGACGGCGCTGAACATGCCGCTCCCGCTGGGCACCACCCACGACGTGTGGATCTGGGCCTTCGAGCACTCGTTTTTACCAGCGGTCGAGGCGTTTGCTCCCCAGGCAATCGTGCTTCAAACGGGAGCGGACAGCCATCGGAGCGATCCCTTGGCGGGCATCGAGAACTCGATAGAGAGTTGGCTACAAGCCGTTCGGATCGTGCGCGACACCGGCTTGCCCCTGGTGGTATGCGGTGGGGGTGGGTACGACGTCCCAACCACGGTCCGGATGTGGTCCGCGGCAGTCTTCGTGCTCGCCGGAAACGAAGAGATTCCCCCCGAGTGGGTGCACGACGAGCAAGAGTTTGCGACCGGAGGCGGGATGGAACAAGCGGAGCGTGCGCTGAAAGTACTAGAGTCACTCCATTTTCCGCATCTAGGAACCACACTTAAGCCATAATCTGAGCGTCTGTTCAAGTACAGCGGGCTCTGCAACGTTTTGCCCGTGCCTGTGGTAGTCATCCAGAAAGCATGCGGGGAGAACGTTGATAGTGGTCGTTGTAGGGGTGGGGCTCATCGGGGGCTCCATTGGATTGGGCCTACTCGACTCGGCCTTTGCGGAATCGGTCATCGGTTACGACCCAGACCCCGTTTCTCTTTCAACCGCCG
This genomic interval carries:
- a CDS encoding UbiA family prenyltransferase, with the translated sequence MAAKSASGGVLRTYLEMIKFEHSIFALPFALIGMMWGSLSYSGSAWPGSRVFVLIVLAMISCRSAAMAFNRIADRHIDAQNPRTSMRALPAGLLQLRQANLFLVLSGLIFFAAAWALNPLAGMLSPVALGVTLLYSLTKRFTPLCHLVLGLSLAIAPAAAWIGVTGSLHPAILPLVLAVTCWTAGFDVIYSLQDEEFDRENRLHSLPQWLGKARALGVSRVLHTIAAGSLVWAGISAGAGAMYFVGAAVATGLLIYEQSLVRPNDLSRVNLAFFTLNGFVSIGLFIFTLVDSWVAA